In the Flagellimonas sp. HMM57 genome, one interval contains:
- a CDS encoding gliding motility-associated C-terminal domain-containing protein, with translation MKSLLQIAFLLVFGFIQAQNALYNSGNIRIHPNGNLGFHTNLINDTAFDQNQGLAGFYGDTPIEVQGSISPTFTDVEFMVPNDILLQNSVNVENNVNFVEGNVLTPLANQTIHLNFLDQGFFTGENNTAKVTGFAAIENRAFFSFPVGDNNQLRPLMIDSETNAPLTICAYFFENPSNPTSITQTFNVEEKVRNIGTVSDKEFWILQSDVPATVTVSWNQRSALFGIPNTTVDAIILVGWSKQANQWVVIGNTAQSGDENQGFLTSETFVPSDYEAITFGTIPLPTDTFAVNNPTLGNYFLSPNGDGTNDFLVFDGLSESPNNSVRIFNRFGQKVFEKFNYVDEFTGLTNTGSLLLNKDIGLAEGIYYYLVTLDDLGLEYQGFIFLDR, from the coding sequence ATGAAATCCCTCCTCCAAATAGCGTTCCTTTTAGTTTTTGGCTTTATCCAAGCCCAAAATGCGCTGTACAATAGCGGGAACATAAGAATACACCCCAATGGCAACTTAGGATTTCATACCAACCTGATCAACGATACCGCTTTTGACCAAAACCAGGGTTTAGCTGGTTTTTATGGAGATACACCAATAGAAGTGCAAGGCAGTATTTCCCCAACCTTTACCGACGTTGAGTTTATGGTACCCAATGATATTTTGTTACAGAATTCCGTCAATGTAGAGAACAATGTGAATTTTGTAGAAGGCAATGTCCTCACACCATTGGCAAACCAGACCATACATCTTAATTTTTTGGATCAAGGATTCTTTACAGGAGAAAACAACACGGCTAAGGTAACAGGATTTGCTGCCATTGAAAATAGAGCCTTTTTCTCTTTTCCGGTTGGCGACAACAATCAGTTGCGTCCCTTAATGATAGATTCCGAGACCAATGCACCCTTGACCATCTGCGCTTATTTTTTTGAAAACCCTTCCAACCCTACTTCCATTACTCAAACATTTAATGTAGAGGAGAAAGTAAGGAATATAGGAACGGTTAGCGACAAAGAATTTTGGATTTTACAAAGCGATGTTCCAGCAACGGTCACCGTAAGTTGGAACCAAAGAAGTGCATTGTTCGGAATACCCAATACCACTGTAGATGCTATAATCCTTGTTGGATGGAGCAAACAGGCCAACCAATGGGTCGTTATTGGAAATACGGCACAAAGTGGTGATGAAAATCAAGGATTTTTGACCTCCGAGACTTTTGTACCCAGCGATTATGAAGCGATTACCTTTGGTACCATTCCATTGCCAACGGACACCTTTGCTGTGAACAACCCAACCTTGGGCAATTATTTTTTAAGTCCCAATGGCGATGGCACCAATGATTTTCTGGTCTTTGACGGACTTTCCGAATCTCCTAACAATAGTGTTCGTATATTCAATCGTTTTGGACAAAAAGTATTTGAAAAGTTCAATTACGTAGACGAATTTACAGGACTCACCAACACAGGCAGCCTATTATTGAACAAAGATATTGGTCTAGCCGAAGGCATCTATTATTACCTCGTTACTTTGGACGATTTAGGGCTGGAATACCAAGGTTTTATATTTCTTGACCGGTAA